In Halorussus limi, a genomic segment contains:
- a CDS encoding ABC transporter substrate-binding protein: protein MAHDEGTSRRKFLTAAGAAAATASVAGCTGGGGGQGTTTATDTTTAETTAESTETTEESGGGGGEFAVTITQGQMPTTLDPQNHRSTPTDNVVLHAYEGLLGRDRKGKIVQKLATKYERQEPGRVRFTIREGVTFHNGDQLTPEDVAFSINRIVKENVGIASPQSDQLAGVTGAKVVDGQRAVDVMSDGVNPVVFSLFATYCDVMQKSWVQERSKSEIAKQMNGTGPFKLEEYQSDVKVEFSNYQDYWREPAAVTSLTFRAAKESSTRVNQLLEGETDVIVNVPPQDISRVKSTGSTRLSAAPSTRIIYNAMKYNVEPFSSPKFRRAMNHAVDLQSIIKNVLSNFADPTGQPTLEGFFGYNSDVNPFPHDKSKAEKLVEESGHAGASITLHTPVGRYLKDVEIAQAVANQIDQLSNVSCSVKQREFATLAGELTDGKLETAPNFYLIGWGNATFDASQTIIPLLTTDGALTSYSNDKVDSMMEQAQNQGNKSKRDKTLQEVNKILHDQAPWIFLNRQYSVYGVQNRVQWKARRDERIDAYAMAPADGQ from the coding sequence ATGGCACACGACGAAGGCACATCTCGACGGAAGTTTCTGACGGCCGCGGGTGCCGCGGCCGCGACCGCCTCGGTGGCAGGTTGTACCGGCGGCGGCGGTGGACAGGGGACGACGACCGCGACGGACACGACGACGGCGGAGACGACCGCCGAATCGACCGAGACGACCGAGGAGAGCGGCGGTGGCGGTGGGGAGTTCGCCGTCACCATCACGCAGGGTCAGATGCCGACCACGCTGGACCCCCAGAACCACCGCTCGACGCCGACCGACAACGTGGTCCTCCACGCCTACGAGGGACTGCTCGGCCGGGACCGGAAGGGGAAAATCGTCCAGAAGCTCGCGACGAAGTACGAGCGCCAAGAGCCGGGTCGCGTCCGGTTCACCATCCGGGAAGGCGTCACCTTCCACAACGGCGACCAACTGACGCCGGAGGACGTGGCGTTCAGCATCAACCGCATCGTCAAGGAGAACGTCGGTATCGCGAGCCCTCAGTCCGACCAACTCGCCGGCGTCACGGGCGCGAAGGTCGTCGACGGCCAGCGCGCGGTCGACGTGATGTCCGATGGCGTCAACCCCGTCGTGTTCTCGCTGTTCGCGACGTACTGCGACGTGATGCAGAAGTCGTGGGTGCAGGAGCGCTCGAAGTCCGAAATCGCCAAGCAGATGAACGGTACCGGTCCGTTCAAGCTCGAAGAGTACCAGTCCGACGTGAAGGTCGAGTTCTCTAACTACCAGGACTACTGGCGGGAACCGGCCGCGGTCACGTCGCTGACGTTCCGTGCGGCCAAGGAGTCGAGCACTCGGGTGAATCAACTGCTGGAGGGCGAGACGGACGTCATCGTCAACGTGCCGCCACAGGACATCTCGCGGGTCAAGAGTACGGGAAGCACCCGACTCAGCGCGGCACCGAGTACGCGCATCATCTACAACGCGATGAAGTACAACGTCGAACCGTTCTCCAGTCCGAAGTTCCGCCGCGCGATGAACCACGCGGTGGACCTCCAGAGCATCATCAAGAACGTCCTCTCGAACTTCGCCGACCCGACCGGTCAGCCCACGCTCGAGGGCTTCTTCGGCTACAACTCCGACGTGAACCCGTTCCCTCACGACAAGTCGAAGGCCGAGAAACTGGTCGAGGAGAGCGGCCACGCCGGGGCGTCTATCACGCTCCACACCCCGGTCGGTCGCTACCTCAAGGACGTGGAAATCGCCCAAGCGGTCGCCAACCAGATCGACCAGCTCTCGAACGTCTCGTGTTCGGTCAAGCAGCGCGAGTTCGCGACGCTGGCGGGCGAACTCACCGACGGAAAGCTGGAGACGGCGCCGAACTTCTACCTCATCGGTTGGGGCAACGCGACGTTCGACGCGAGCCAGACCATCATCCCGCTGCTGACCACCGACGGCGCGCTCACGTCCTACAGCAACGACAAGGTCGACAGCATGATGGAGCAGGCCCAGAACCAGGGCAACAAGAGCAAGCGCGATAAGACGCTGCAGGAGGTCAACAAGATTCTCCACGACCAAGCGCCGTGGATATTCCTGAATCGCCAGTACAGCGTCTACGGCGTCCAAAATCGCGTTCAGTGGAAGGCTCGCCGCGACGAGCGCATCGACGCCTACGCGATGGCACCGGCCGACGGTCAGTAA
- a CDS encoding ABC transporter permease, translating to MSMGRFLLKRSAQGVLVVWGVVTVVFGLRYITPGNPVTFVAPLDASQELRRQIATELGLNRPFYVQYFDYLWNLLQGDMGYSYIRGVEASGLIFARLPATLELAVAASIVAVVISIPLGVISATRRHEPADYAATSFSLVGISTPNFWLGIMLVLILSVQFGLFPTSRRGIGFLPAVAMLFTEFEFSGLVTWLAHITLPAITLGTYFTALITRLTRSGMLDELGKPYVRSSRAKGLPETLVRYKHALRNTLIPVITVLGLQLGTLIGGAVITEAVFAWPGLGTLLINAINARDWPLIQGSLIVIGTGFVVINIFVDALYAYINPQVVH from the coding sequence ATGTCGATGGGACGATTCCTGCTCAAGCGTAGCGCACAGGGCGTACTGGTCGTGTGGGGCGTCGTGACCGTGGTGTTCGGACTCCGGTACATCACGCCCGGCAACCCCGTTACGTTCGTGGCTCCGCTGGACGCGAGCCAGGAGTTGCGCCGGCAGATAGCCACGGAGTTGGGTCTCAACAGACCGTTCTACGTCCAGTACTTCGACTACCTCTGGAACCTGTTGCAGGGCGACATGGGCTACTCCTACATTCGAGGCGTCGAGGCGAGCGGACTCATCTTCGCTCGACTCCCGGCCACCCTCGAACTCGCCGTCGCCGCGAGTATCGTCGCGGTCGTCATCTCGATTCCGCTGGGCGTAATCTCCGCGACGCGGCGACACGAACCGGCCGACTACGCCGCGACCAGTTTCTCGCTGGTCGGCATCTCGACGCCGAACTTCTGGCTCGGCATCATGCTCGTGCTGATTCTGTCGGTCCAGTTCGGCCTGTTCCCGACGAGTCGGCGCGGCATCGGGTTCCTCCCGGCGGTGGCGATGCTGTTCACCGAGTTCGAGTTCTCCGGACTCGTCACGTGGCTCGCCCACATCACGCTCCCGGCGATTACGCTCGGAACCTACTTCACCGCGCTCATCACGCGGCTCACGCGAAGCGGCATGTTGGACGAACTCGGCAAGCCATACGTCCGGTCGTCGCGCGCGAAGGGCCTTCCCGAGACGCTGGTCCGATACAAGCACGCGCTCCGGAACACGCTGATACCGGTCATCACGGTGCTGGGCCTCCAACTCGGCACGCTCATCGGCGGCGCGGTCATCACCGAGGCCGTCTTCGCGTGGCCCGGACTGGGAACCCTGCTCATCAACGCCATCAACGCCCGCGACTGGCCGCTGATTCAGGGGTCGCTCATCGTCATCGGAACCGGATTCGTCGTCATCAACATCTTCGTGGACGCGCTGTACGCCTACATCAACCCGCAGGTGGTTCACTAA
- a CDS encoding ABC transporter permease, producing MAGPIERLVDLFWNGLKRGVSPRTVRNLRKELRQSALAKVGIVVVVAIVLVALFAPLFAPHNPTNQNLDRSQLPPLGFSKTTTQTSSQMVNGSIEVVNETVTVSATPKYPLGTDSLGRDMLSRVIYGARTSLLVGLLGTAIAATVGVTVGLVAGYYGGKVDDALMRSADVMLAFPSLVLAVALVGLFGRAVVRVPDPLVQAGIAPNMPETFALPGTVILVVGLVNWVWFARVARGEALSIEGQEYVKAARSVGAGDGFILRKHILPNSVTPILVLATIQIAAIILLESALSFLGFSGTSLSWGFDIAQGRDYLASSWWISTVPGVAIVLTVIGINLVGDWLRDALDPGIEGEGGGV from the coding sequence ATGGCCGGACCGATAGAGAGACTCGTAGACCTGTTCTGGAACGGACTCAAGCGGGGCGTCTCCCCGCGGACCGTCCGGAACCTCCGGAAGGAACTTCGCCAGAGCGCGCTGGCGAAGGTCGGTATCGTCGTCGTGGTCGCAATCGTGCTGGTGGCGCTGTTCGCGCCCCTGTTCGCGCCCCACAATCCCACGAACCAGAACCTCGACCGGTCGCAACTGCCGCCGCTCGGGTTCAGCAAGACGACGACCCAGACCAGTTCCCAGATGGTCAACGGTTCGATAGAGGTCGTCAACGAGACGGTCACGGTGTCGGCGACGCCGAAGTACCCCCTCGGTACCGACTCGCTCGGCAGAGACATGCTCTCGCGGGTCATCTACGGCGCGCGGACCTCTCTGCTGGTCGGTCTCTTGGGCACGGCCATCGCCGCCACCGTCGGTGTGACCGTGGGTCTGGTCGCCGGCTACTACGGCGGGAAGGTAGACGACGCGCTGATGCGGAGCGCCGACGTCATGCTCGCGTTCCCCTCGCTCGTCTTGGCGGTCGCGCTGGTCGGCCTGTTCGGCCGGGCGGTCGTCAGAGTGCCCGACCCGCTGGTGCAGGCCGGCATCGCGCCGAACATGCCCGAGACCTTCGCGCTTCCGGGGACGGTCATCCTCGTCGTCGGACTGGTCAACTGGGTGTGGTTCGCGCGCGTCGCCCGGGGTGAGGCGCTCTCCATCGAGGGCCAAGAGTACGTCAAGGCCGCCCGCTCGGTGGGCGCCGGCGACGGCTTCATCCTTCGCAAGCACATCCTGCCCAACAGCGTGACGCCCATCCTCGTGCTGGCGACCATCCAAATCGCGGCCATCATCCTGCTCGAATCCGCGCTGTCGTTCCTCGGCTTCTCGGGAACCAGCCTCTCGTGGGGCTTCGACATCGCGCAGGGCCGGGACTATCTGGCCTCCTCGTGGTGGATTTCGACGGTTCCCGGCGTCGCCATCGTGCTGACGGTCATCGGCATCAACCTCGTGGGCGACTGGCTTCGCGACGCGCTCGACCCCGGTATCGAGGGCGAGGGAGGTGGCGTCTGA
- a CDS encoding ABC transporter ATP-binding protein: MADDLLRVRDLSTRFFTEDGQVNAVESVDFDVRDGEVFGIVGESGSGKSVTALSVIDLVESPGRITSGEVWYRNADLADEVRDDAPEAVDGEFVDVRRVPENVRRALRGPSFSTIFQDPMSSLNPSLTVGEQIAEAVEVQRRARSNPRTTRSRTQGFGLADLLTSTVLPSRSYVSEESRAEAIDLLEQVGIPDPAERADEYPHEFSGGMLQRAMIAQALAGEPDLLIADEPTTALDVTIQAQILDLLRDLQEDTGMSIMMITHNLGVIARMCDRVGVMYAGEVVERGTLEDVFDDPVHPYTQGLLGSIPDLDDPAPRLQPIEGNVPDLYDEEMEDRCYFADRCPKAMEECLNHPPEFDVETGEPRGGRTEAGEHGARCVLAQQEYDPTRALPDDYFESDARREQDSEPEEVSADD, from the coding sequence ATGGCCGACGACCTCCTCCGCGTCCGGGACCTCTCGACTCGGTTCTTCACCGAGGACGGACAGGTCAACGCGGTCGAGTCCGTGGACTTCGACGTGCGAGACGGCGAGGTCTTCGGCATCGTCGGCGAGTCGGGGTCGGGCAAGAGCGTGACCGCGCTCTCGGTCATCGACCTCGTGGAGTCGCCGGGCCGCATCACCAGCGGCGAGGTCTGGTATCGGAACGCCGACCTCGCCGACGAGGTCCGGGACGACGCCCCAGAGGCCGTGGACGGCGAGTTCGTGGACGTGCGCCGGGTGCCCGAGAACGTCCGGCGGGCGCTCCGCGGGCCGTCGTTCAGCACCATCTTCCAAGACCCGATGAGCAGTCTGAACCCCTCGCTGACCGTCGGCGAGCAGATTGCCGAAGCGGTCGAGGTCCAGCGCCGCGCGCGCTCGAACCCGCGGACGACTCGGTCGCGAACGCAGGGGTTCGGACTCGCCGACCTGCTCACGAGCACGGTCCTCCCGTCTCGGAGCTACGTCAGCGAGGAGAGTCGGGCCGAGGCCATCGACCTGCTCGAACAGGTCGGCATTCCCGACCCGGCCGAACGGGCCGACGAGTACCCCCACGAGTTCTCGGGCGGGATGCTCCAGCGCGCGATGATAGCCCAGGCGCTGGCGGGCGAACCCGACCTGCTCATCGCCGACGAACCGACCACCGCGCTCGACGTGACGATTCAGGCCCAGATTCTCGACCTCCTGCGTGACCTGCAGGAGGACACCGGGATGAGCATCATGATGATTACCCACAACCTCGGGGTTATCGCCCGGATGTGCGACCGAGTCGGCGTGATGTACGCCGGCGAAGTCGTCGAGCGCGGCACGCTCGAAGACGTGTTCGACGACCCGGTTCACCCCTACACGCAGGGCCTGCTCGGGTCGATTCCGGACTTGGACGACCCAGCGCCGCGACTCCAACCCATCGAGGGCAACGTGCCGGACCTCTACGACGAGGAGATGGAAGACAGATGTTACTTCGCCGACCGCTGTCCGAAAGCCATGGAGGAGTGTCTGAACCACCCGCCGGAGTTCGACGTGGAGACGGGAGAGCCCCGAGGCGGGCGGACCGAGGCCGGCGAACACGGCGCGCGGTGCGTCCTCGCCCAACAGGAGTACGACCCGACGCGGGCGCTTCCGGACGACTACTTCGAGAGCGACGCGCGTCGGGAGCAGGACTCGGAACCCGAGGAGGTGAGCGCGGATGACTGA
- a CDS encoding ABC transporter ATP-binding protein, which yields MTDPLVRVEDLQKYYYEQDNLTDRLLGREPESVQAVDGVSFEVREGETLGLVGESGCGKSTTGETLLKLREPTGGEMYFDGENVFDKDDLTEFRERAQVVFQDPFSSLDPRMTAGEIVREPLDVHGIGTKAERRERVAKLMERVGLSAGQVDRYPHEFSGGQRQRIGIARALALEPDFVVCDEPVSALDVSVQAQILNLLEDLQDEFGLTYLFIAHDLSVVRHISDRVAVMYLGEIVEVGPVEEIFENPGHPYTEALLESVPRADTSEQGRDVETLSGDVPSPRDPPSGCRFHTRCPYAREACAQSPPEDYPVDDEDHRAACFRRVESHEYWESPPLETDERAPEQTADD from the coding sequence ATGACTGACCCGCTGGTCCGCGTCGAGGACCTCCAGAAGTACTACTACGAGCAGGACAACCTCACCGACCGACTCCTCGGCCGGGAACCCGAGAGCGTGCAGGCCGTCGACGGCGTGAGCTTCGAGGTCCGAGAGGGCGAGACGCTCGGCCTCGTCGGCGAGTCGGGGTGCGGCAAGTCCACGACGGGCGAGACCCTGCTCAAACTCCGGGAACCGACCGGCGGTGAGATGTACTTCGACGGCGAGAACGTCTTCGACAAGGACGACCTGACCGAGTTCCGCGAGCGGGCGCAGGTCGTCTTTCAGGACCCGTTCTCCAGCCTCGACCCGCGGATGACCGCCGGCGAAATCGTCCGCGAACCGCTCGACGTTCACGGCATCGGCACCAAGGCCGAACGCCGCGAGCGCGTCGCGAAACTGATGGAGCGAGTCGGCCTGTCGGCCGGACAGGTGGACCGCTACCCTCACGAGTTCTCGGGCGGCCAGCGCCAGCGCATCGGCATCGCGCGGGCCTTGGCGCTCGAACCGGACTTCGTCGTCTGCGACGAACCGGTGTCGGCGCTCGACGTGTCGGTGCAGGCCCAGATTCTCAACCTGCTAGAGGACCTGCAGGACGAGTTCGGTCTCACGTACCTGTTCATCGCCCACGACCTGAGCGTGGTTCGGCACATCTCCGACCGCGTGGCCGTGATGTATCTGGGCGAAATCGTGGAGGTCGGACCGGTCGAGGAGATATTCGAGAACCCCGGCCACCCCTACACCGAGGCCCTGCTGGAGAGCGTCCCGCGGGCCGACACCAGCGAGCAGGGCCGGGACGTCGAGACGCTCTCGGGCGACGTGCCCTCGCCGCGGGACCCGCCGAGCGGCTGTCGGTTCCACACGCGGTGTCCGTACGCACGGGAGGCCTGCGCGCAGTCGCCCCCCGAGGATTACCCGGTCGACGACGAGGACCACCGCGCGGCCTGCTTCCGACGGGTCGAGTCCCACGAGTACTGGGAGAGTCCGCCGCTCGAAACTGACGAGCGAGCGCCCGAGCAGACGGCCGACGACTGA
- a CDS encoding DUF7344 domain-containing protein, with protein sequence MSQDQNGESVSPPNVSEKDVLPIDSDSESLDAIFRALSDHRRRCICHYLAQEGGPMPVDELAELLAASMTEKTRAVLTSAEIEKTRTELHRMHLPKLTEVGVVVHDADADTVRLADSPGVAECLRAAADVDLR encoded by the coding sequence ATGAGCCAAGACCAGAACGGGGAGTCCGTCTCCCCACCGAACGTCTCCGAAAAGGACGTGCTGCCGATAGACAGCGATAGCGAATCGCTCGACGCGATATTTCGGGCGCTCTCCGACCACCGACGCCGGTGTATCTGTCACTACCTCGCACAGGAGGGCGGGCCGATGCCGGTGGACGAACTCGCGGAACTGCTGGCCGCGTCGATGACCGAGAAGACCCGCGCGGTCCTCACGTCGGCCGAAATCGAGAAGACCCGGACCGAACTCCACCGCATGCACCTGCCGAAACTGACCGAGGTCGGCGTCGTGGTCCACGACGCCGACGCGGACACCGTTCGACTCGCCGACTCGCCGGGCGTCGCGGAGTGCCTGCGAGCGGCCGCAGACGTGGACTTGCGGTAA
- a CDS encoding peptidylprolyl isomerase translates to MADDLTATLHTSHGDIEVRLFDERAPRTVENFVNLAEHDPAASEDPAPDTTTWEDPESGEVRGDALYNDVPFHRIIEDFMIQGGDPTGTGRGGPGYEFEDEFHDELRHDDAGILSMANSGPDTNGSQFFITLDAQPHLDDRHAVFGEVIDGMDVVEEIGSVPTDHNDSPNEDVTLERVEIHD, encoded by the coding sequence ATGGCAGACGACCTGACTGCGACGCTGCACACGAGTCACGGCGACATCGAAGTCCGACTGTTCGACGAGCGCGCCCCGAGGACCGTCGAGAACTTCGTCAACTTGGCGGAACACGACCCCGCCGCGAGCGAGGACCCCGCGCCCGACACGACGACGTGGGAGGACCCCGAGTCGGGCGAAGTCCGAGGCGACGCGCTCTACAACGACGTGCCGTTCCACCGAATCATCGAGGACTTCATGATTCAGGGAGGCGACCCGACCGGCACCGGCCGCGGCGGCCCCGGCTACGAGTTCGAAGACGAGTTCCACGACGAACTCCGCCACGACGACGCGGGCATCCTCTCGATGGCCAACAGCGGTCCCGACACCAACGGCTCGCAGTTCTTCATCACCCTCGACGCCCAACCGCATCTGGACGACCGCCACGCGGTCTTCGGCGAGGTCATCGACGGGATGGACGTGGTCGAGGAAATCGGTTCGGTCCCGACCGACCACAACGACAGCCCCAACGAGGACGTGACGCTCGAACGCGTCGAGATTCACGACTGA
- a CDS encoding DUF5813 family protein, translating into MTDERVQRAFREHPDFEEADDGRFETPEKPFPGVVSVTDAEDDGEGTSDAYSVEVRTPMLDAVVEGEEVAEVVEDGWFETLELRLEDAHTVTNADAAPPDVEREGDEVVVTVEFASSDPEQAVEDALAVVEYVEGTWVQGIIPGYDYREPAAGLRERARQNYDEDGSGGPGGSDGPAESGGAPL; encoded by the coding sequence ATGACCGACGAACGAGTCCAGCGCGCGTTCCGAGAGCACCCCGACTTCGAGGAAGCCGACGATGGTCGGTTCGAGACGCCCGAGAAACCGTTCCCCGGCGTCGTCTCCGTGACCGACGCGGAGGACGACGGTGAGGGGACGAGCGACGCGTACAGCGTCGAAGTCCGAACGCCGATGCTCGACGCCGTGGTCGAGGGCGAGGAGGTCGCCGAGGTCGTCGAAGATGGCTGGTTCGAGACGCTGGAACTCCGACTGGAGGACGCTCACACCGTCACCAACGCCGACGCCGCGCCGCCGGACGTCGAGCGCGAGGGCGACGAGGTGGTCGTGACCGTCGAGTTCGCGTCGTCGGACCCCGAGCAGGCCGTCGAGGACGCGCTGGCGGTAGTCGAGTACGTCGAGGGGACGTGGGTACAGGGAATCATCCCCGGCTACGACTACCGGGAACCGGCCGCGGGGTTACGTGAACGCGCGAGACAGAATTACGACGAGGACGGTTCCGGCGGGCCGGGTGGGTCCGACGGCCCCGCCGAGTCGGGCGGCGCGCCCCTCTGA
- a CDS encoding Lrp/AsnC family transcriptional regulator — protein sequence MVTAYVMVKANTGEADRLKSSILDIDGVVDAHIVAGDVDLVAKLDVDSTPEVKEIAADGIQGIEGVEGTQTYIAMD from the coding sequence ATGGTCACAGCCTACGTCATGGTCAAGGCGAACACGGGCGAGGCGGACAGGCTCAAGAGTTCGATTCTCGACATCGACGGCGTGGTGGACGCCCACATCGTCGCGGGCGACGTGGACCTCGTCGCGAAACTCGACGTGGACTCCACCCCGGAGGTCAAGGAAATCGCGGCCGACGGGATTCAGGGCATCGAGGGCGTCGAGGGCACCCAGACCTACATCGCGATGGACTGA
- a CDS encoding potassium channel family protein, producing the protein MRFVIIGSGRVGLRTARVLREEGHEVTLVERDANKVERARNDDFEVVEGDGGREEILNRADLESADALGALTGNLNVNLAACMVGKHYDCRTVLRIDEDYREDIYRKFASDVDEVVYPERLGAIGAKNALLGGNIRAIADIAQSLQVVELTITDESPVKGYSISELSLPADSRILAFGKADEPMDIPLSDDSLEVGDRLAVLADFEVLEDVRQILVGDASRASAQAMTGGN; encoded by the coding sequence ATGCGATTCGTTATCATAGGCTCGGGTCGGGTGGGGCTTCGGACGGCCCGCGTCCTTCGGGAGGAGGGCCACGAGGTCACGCTGGTCGAGCGAGACGCCAACAAGGTCGAGCGCGCCCGGAACGACGACTTCGAGGTCGTCGAGGGCGACGGCGGCCGCGAGGAGATTCTGAACCGGGCCGACCTCGAATCGGCCGACGCTCTCGGCGCGCTGACGGGCAACCTCAACGTCAACCTCGCGGCGTGCATGGTCGGCAAGCACTACGACTGCCGGACGGTGCTGCGCATCGACGAGGACTACCGCGAGGACATCTACCGGAAGTTCGCCAGCGACGTGGACGAGGTGGTCTACCCCGAGCGCCTCGGAGCCATCGGCGCGAAGAACGCCCTTCTCGGGGGCAACATCCGAGCTATCGCCGACATCGCCCAGAGCCTACAGGTCGTGGAACTCACCATCACCGACGAATCGCCGGTGAAGGGCTACTCCATCAGCGAACTCTCGCTCCCGGCCGACTCCCGCATTCTGGCGTTCGGCAAGGCCGACGAACCGATGGACATCCCGCTGTCCGACGACTCGCTCGAAGTCGGCGACCGTCTCGCGGTCCTCGCGGACTTCGAAGTGCTGGAGGACGTGCGACAGATTCTGGTCGGGGACGCCAGCAGAGCGAGCGCGCAAGCGATGACGGGAGGGAACTGA
- a CDS encoding Lrp/AsnC family transcriptional regulator, with the protein MVHAFIMVKTAAGRSEDVLAAVRELDRISEAHVVAGEFDVIVEADADEVYDVLQAASSDISGIDGVADTKTYMALD; encoded by the coding sequence ATGGTTCACGCTTTTATCATGGTGAAAACCGCCGCCGGGCGCTCCGAGGACGTGCTGGCGGCGGTCCGCGAACTGGACCGCATCTCCGAGGCCCACGTCGTGGCCGGCGAGTTCGACGTCATCGTGGAGGCCGACGCCGACGAGGTGTACGACGTACTGCAGGCCGCCTCGTCGGACATCTCGGGGATAGACGGGGTCGCGGACACCAAGACGTACATGGCCCTCGACTGA
- a CDS encoding thiamine pyrophosphate-dependent enzyme: MNRIIGERDLSETPFSPEQARETYRELVRARAFDERALALQRRGWMSSWPPYRGQEGSQVGAAMAMADDDWLFPTYRSNAMQLARDVPISDVLLFRRGMPEYHSGHEVPNFPQAVPIATQIPHAAGVGMAMNYERAVKGDDADGERTEAEGVEADGGDGPANPAVLCYFGDGATSEGDFHEGMNFAGVFDAPTVFFCENNEWAISLPRHRQTASDTIAQKANAYGFEGVQVDGNDPLAVRETVADALDSARDGDPVLVESLTYRQGAHTTSDDPSQYEDAAKELPDWRTADPVERYEEYLREQGVIDDEFVAEVEDEADAELDEAVERAESADPGDPHDVFDRVYENLPPNLREQKAWLDSFLADHDVKEIDH; the protein is encoded by the coding sequence ATGAACCGCATCATCGGCGAACGCGACCTCTCGGAGACGCCGTTCTCGCCCGAGCAGGCGCGGGAGACCTACCGGGAACTGGTCCGGGCGCGGGCGTTCGACGAGCGAGCGCTGGCGCTCCAGCGCCGGGGTTGGATGAGTAGCTGGCCGCCCTACCGCGGACAGGAGGGTTCGCAGGTCGGGGCCGCGATGGCGATGGCCGACGACGACTGGCTCTTCCCGACCTACCGGTCGAACGCGATGCAACTCGCCCGCGACGTGCCCATCAGCGACGTCCTCCTCTTCCGGCGCGGGATGCCCGAGTACCACTCTGGCCACGAGGTGCCGAACTTCCCGCAGGCGGTCCCCATTGCGACTCAGATTCCCCACGCCGCGGGCGTCGGCATGGCGATGAACTACGAGCGCGCGGTCAAGGGCGACGACGCGGACGGCGAGCGAACGGAAGCCGAGGGCGTGGAAGCCGACGGCGGCGACGGACCGGCGAACCCCGCGGTCCTCTGTTACTTCGGCGACGGCGCGACCAGCGAGGGCGACTTCCACGAAGGGATGAACTTCGCGGGCGTCTTCGACGCGCCCACCGTCTTCTTCTGCGAGAACAACGAGTGGGCGATTAGCCTGCCGCGCCACCGCCAGACCGCCAGCGACACCATCGCCCAGAAGGCCAACGCCTACGGCTTCGAGGGCGTGCAGGTCGACGGCAACGACCCGCTCGCGGTCCGAGAGACGGTGGCCGACGCGCTCGACTCGGCCCGCGACGGCGACCCCGTGCTGGTCGAGAGTCTGACCTACCGGCAGGGCGCTCACACCACCAGCGACGACCCGAGTCAGTACGAGGACGCCGCGAAGGAACTGCCCGACTGGAGGACCGCCGACCCGGTCGAACGCTACGAGGAGTACCTCCGCGAGCAGGGCGTGATAGACGACGAGTTCGTCGCCGAAGTCGAGGACGAGGCCGACGCGGAACTCGACGAGGCGGTAGAGCGCGCCGAGTCGGCCGACCCCGGCGACCCCCACGACGTGTTCGACCGGGTGTACGAGAACCTGCCGCCGAACCTCCGCGAGCAGAAGGCGTGGCTCGACTCGTTCCTCGCCGACCACGACGTGAAAGAGATAGACCACTGA
- a CDS encoding bacterio-opsin activator domain-containing protein has translation MSVIAELSVPVEDFPLGRALAATPDMQVELERIVPTDTGALPFFWVWGDDVETFVAELEDQTDIDAVTVLDRVEDGALIRATWTSTPGLVEGILQSAATLLEVNRYENVWRFRLRSPDREAVASLQRYCADNDIDLRLDRINSLTEVETGEQYGLTDDQRQTIVTAFEAGYFDDPRQTTLEELGDEFDISSRAVSKRLRGGLRNLVTATLTTHE, from the coding sequence ATGAGCGTCATCGCGGAACTGTCCGTCCCGGTCGAGGACTTTCCGCTGGGTCGCGCGCTAGCGGCCACGCCGGACATGCAGGTCGAGTTAGAGCGCATCGTCCCGACGGACACCGGTGCGCTCCCGTTCTTCTGGGTGTGGGGCGACGACGTGGAGACGTTCGTGGCCGAACTGGAGGACCAGACCGACATCGACGCGGTCACCGTGCTGGACCGAGTCGAGGACGGTGCGCTCATCCGAGCGACGTGGACTTCGACGCCGGGTCTCGTGGAGGGCATCCTCCAGTCGGCGGCCACCCTGCTGGAGGTGAACCGCTACGAGAACGTCTGGCGGTTCCGGCTCAGGTCGCCCGACCGCGAGGCGGTCGCCAGCCTCCAGCGGTACTGCGCCGACAACGACATCGACCTCCGTCTCGACCGCATCAACAGCCTCACAGAGGTCGAGACCGGCGAGCAGTACGGCCTGACCGACGACCAGCGCCAGACCATCGTGACCGCCTTCGAGGCGGGCTACTTCGACGACCCCCGGCAGACGACCCTCGAAGAACTCGGGGACGAGTTCGACATCTCCTCACGGGCGGTCTCGAAGCGACTCCGGGGAGGACTCCGGAACCTCGTCACGGCGACGCTGACAACTCACGAGTAG